CCCTTGAGCGTGAGCTTCACGGGCCTTCCGGCGACGTGCACTTCGTACGTGGTGAAGTCAACGCGCAGGGGTCCCTTCGCGTATATCTCGGAGACGTCCGGCGACGTCTGGGTTTCGGTGCGCCGAAGCACGGCCTTCACCCGCGCCACCATTTCCCTGGGGCTGAAGGGCTTGGTGATGTAGTCGTCGGCGCCCAGTTCCAGGCCTACCACGCGGTCGGCCTCGCCCGCCTTGGCCGTCAGCATAAGGATCGGCGTCTGGGCGGTTTCCGGGTTTTGCCGGATGATCTTGCAGAAGTCGAGCCCGGAAAGGTTCGGCAACATCAGATCCAGGACGATCAGCCTCGGGGGTTCCTGCTGGACGAGATCCAGGGCGTCTTCGCCGTTCTCGGCTTCGAGCACGCGAAAACGCTCCTGACTCAGATGGTAGGTGATGAGCTTGCGAATGTCCGCCTCGTCTTCCACGACGAGGATTTTGTCCGCCATGGAACTCCTCGGGGCCCGGTCTTCAAATGGTCCGGGGCACTTCCTTCACGTGGCGTATGCTTTTCCCCTTGACCAGGAAGATGACCATTTCGGCGATGTTGGTGGCGTGGTC
This sequence is a window from Deltaproteobacteria bacterium. Protein-coding genes within it:
- a CDS encoding response regulator transcription factor; protein product: MADKILVVEDEADIRKLITYHLSQERFRVLEAENGEDALDLVQQEPPRLIVLDLMLPNLSGLDFCKIIRQNPETAQTPILMLTAKAGEADRVVGLELGADDYITKPFSPREMVARVKAVLRRTETQTSPDVSEIYAKGPLRVDFTTYEVHVAGRPVKLTLKGFEVLRFLIQNRNRVLSRDQILDGVWRSDVYVTPRTVDVHIRRIREALEHDDRNPEWIVTVRGVGYKLDERTLEE